A window from Vulcanimicrobium alpinum encodes these proteins:
- a CDS encoding TlpA family protein disulfide reductase, whose product MVRPLVIVALLLLASGCYNAPDPGSGPSGGGPGTLAGAPAQSFDVVRTDGRTDSLAAHRGEVVLMNLWATWCPPCREEMPALEQFARRYAGRVTVLSVDQGEAASVAAAYAKERGVTFPVLVDEKQRYGGTYAAIGLPTTVIVGRDGHIVRGIDGAMTFDQMRAAVAPALAAK is encoded by the coding sequence GTGGTCAGACCCCTCGTCATCGTTGCGCTGCTGCTCCTTGCGAGCGGGTGTTACAACGCGCCGGACCCCGGCAGCGGGCCGTCCGGCGGTGGTCCCGGTACGCTCGCCGGCGCGCCGGCACAATCCTTCGACGTCGTGCGCACCGACGGCCGCACCGACTCGCTGGCCGCGCATCGCGGCGAGGTGGTGCTGATGAACTTGTGGGCGACGTGGTGTCCGCCGTGCCGCGAAGAGATGCCGGCGCTCGAACAGTTTGCGCGCCGTTATGCCGGCCGCGTGACCGTGCTCAGCGTCGACCAAGGCGAAGCCGCCTCGGTCGCGGCGGCCTACGCCAAAGAACGCGGGGTGACGTTCCCCGTGCTCGTCGACGAGAAGCAGCGCTACGGCGGAACCTACGCCGCGATCGGACTGCCGACGACGGTGATCGTCGGGCGCGACGGGCACATCGTGCGCGGGATCGACGGCGCGATGACGTTCGATCAGATGCGCGCCGCCGTCGCGCCGGCGCTCGCCGCCAAGTGA